The Candidatus Obscuribacter sp. genomic interval GCATGCTGAGCCAGCAGTTCTTCCACTTCGGGAGTGCGCACGTGGGGACGTTCGCGGTCGAGTTCGTCGAGTTGCTGCTTCCAGAGCTTGAGCGCCGGCGTCTTGGCCAGGAAGGTCTCGAGGCGTTCGGGCTTGAGCGAGAGCAGTTCGGGGGTGGACCAGGACACAGCAGCGCTGTACTTGGTGAGCAGCCCGCGAATCTTCTCCTCACGCTCCTGATTGGCTGTGTTGGCGGTGTCCTGGTCGGCCTTCATGCTGGCATAGACATAGAGCTTGTCCAGGTCTTCGCCGATGCGGTCGCGCAGGGAGAGAAAAGCGTGCAGCTGTTTGCCGGAACGCTTGAGCTTGCCCTTGAACTCAGGCAGCTTGGTGATGAGAGCCTCGGCGGCGGCGAAGGTGTTGTCCCAGGCCTCGTCGGTGGCGAAAATCATGGACAGGTCCCAGGTCAAAGCGACAGGAACGTCGCTGCGAGCGGGAAGGGTGCCCTGAACAGTAGAAGTGGTCATAGTTGGACTCCGTGTTGAATTCCGTTAATGGAGATAGCCCTGTACGTCAAGAACATTTCTCGCGCGAAAACCCTGGAAAGTAGTAAATCATTTTTTGGGAGAGTTGGGTTTCCGAAGAAGAAAGAGGGAGAAATAAAGGGCTAGAGTTCCGAGGTTATAGATTCTGGGTCTAGCAAGCTATACATGCTTGTCTTACTCTCTTTGTAAGCTTTTTAAGAAAAGCAACGGGCGCGTGTAAATGGCATATGTCAAGCGCTTAAACGGGCTTCATTGAATATGGCGCGGCCTGCGCGAGCTAATGACTTCTTATTTGCGCTAATTGTTGAGTGCTCAAAAGCTAGTTCTCAAGAGCTTTTATAAATACTTATTAGGTTGCGTTTACTCTGTCTAAAAACTTAGGTTGTTAGACATTACTCTTTCTCTCCCCCATAAACTTTTCTCTCACCAAAAACTTCTATTCATCCAGCTCTCATTGACTTCGATTAGCTCCTGCGGGTGCTATTTGAGATGCCGGTTGTGTGGTTTTGGTGGAGATTTTTGCAGGAGTCAGTATGAAACCCCGGTCAAATGCTCAAACGAGCCATTCTGGTAACAGTTTCATTCGTGAGACTGTCTTCTGGCTGAAGCGTAATTTGGTGTGGCGGATTTTGCCCTCGACTCGTCCTCGCTATATCGCCTTACTAGGTGGTCCTGGCGCAGGCAAGGGTACGGTGGCAAGTCAGCTCTCGCCCGCGCTCAGCCTCTCTCATGTCAGCACTGGTGCCCTGATACGGCGCGAGATTGCTAACAAGTCTGACTTCGGTCGTAAGGTGCAAGAGCTTGTCGAAAAAGGTCATCTCATCCCCGATGAAATGGCCCTGACTTTGCTCGCTTCTGCCCTTAAGGCTCCGGAAAACAGTCGTGGTGTGATTCTCGATGGTTTTCCGCGCTCGCTCAAACAAGCTCAGATGCTCGACGAGCTGCTCGCTAACTGGGGTCTATCTCTGGAAAAGGCGGTCTGGCTTGAGCTCAGTGAGGCTGATTTGATCGAACGACTGTCGTTGCGGCGCACTTGCAGCAACAACGCCTGTGGTCGTTCGTATCATCTCAAGTTTGAGCCGCCCAAGTCCGCTGCTGGTCATTGCGATGCTTGCAACAGCCCGCTTTACCAGCGCAAAGACGACGCTCCAGAATCTGTTCTGGAGCGGCTGCGTACCTACAAGGAGGAGTCCAAACCTCTGCGTGTGTATTACCAGGGCACCAAGGGTGGTGTGCTGGTGTTCATCAACCCGACCAATGCCATGACCAAAGAACAGGTTCTGGAACAGGTCATCAATGCCGTTTCCGGCAAGGAGTAAGTGATGTCAACGCAAACTCAAACCCTCTCTCAAGAGCCCACCATCGTTCTCGTCGTGGGTTCTGGCAGTGGCCTTCTGGCTTACCATGCGCTCGAAAAGATGCGTTTCCGGGATGATTGCGACATCGTCCTCGCCCGTCATGGCGATGTTGTCGATGAGCTCTTTCCCTGTCCTGCAGACCTCGAAGCGCAGGGTGCTGATCTGGAAGTGCTCCACGGCGCTCTCGTCAGCGGCATGACACCATCCGAACTTGGTGATGCCATCGCCTCTGGTGTCGATGTCGGTGTCCTGACTCGTGCTCTCGAGCTGGGTCTCGCTCCCGAAGCCGTGGGCGAGCTGCTCTCCACCTATGGGGGCGACCTCGATGGCCATCTGCAGAACTATGTGGAGGCCAAAGAGGACGCACGCTATCGTCCGGACGCCGGCATGCGTGCTCTCGCTCGCTACGGCGAGGACTGACAATTTCAACCTTCAACCAACGTTTTTAACAGCTGGCGCTAAACAATCAAAGGCGCAGAGCAAAGGAAAACCATGAGTACCTCCAAAAAGAATGGTGGTAAGACTGCGGCGTCTGCCAAGGCTACCACCGACAAGTCCACCGTCACTCCCGCAGCGACCACCGAAGCCACCGCTCCGGTGAAGTCGACTCGCTTGCAGCTCCTCGACGAACAGCTCAAGGAACTGCAGATCGAGGAAGCTCGTCTGCGTGTCGAAAAAGCCCGTGCAGACAAGGATACGTCTGCTCTGGATGCCCGTACCAAGCTGGATTTGACGCGTACGCAGCTGCGTACCGCCGAATTCGACCTGGCCAAGAAGGAGCGTGATCTGGCTCGCGAACGTGCTTCGGCCGACGAGAACCTGACCTACACCTTCTACGACGGCGTCACCGACGAAAGCATCAAGCCCTCGCTGGCCAAGCTGGGTGAGTGGAATCGTCGCTTCCCGGGCAAGCCCATCACTGTCATCGTCAACTCGCCGGGCGGCTCTGTCCTGGCTGGCCTGGCGCTCTACGACTACCTGCAGAAGCTGCGTGGCGATGGTCATCATGTCACCATCATCTGTGTGGGCATGGCTGCTTCGATGGGCGGCATCCTGCTGCAGGCTGGCGACAAGCGTCTCATTGGCGCCAACGCCCGCGTGCTCATCCATGCTGTTTCGGGTGGTACCACCGGTACTGTCCATGCCATGGAAGACCGTGTCGGCTTCTCCCGCAGCCTCTGGGAGAGCCTGAAGAACATCCTCGCAGCCCGGTCGGTTTTGTCGGCCGAGGAAATCGAGGAGCGAGCCCACCGCAAGGACTGGTGGCTCTCGGCGCAGGAAGCCATTGACCTCGGCTTTGCCGACGATATGCTCTCTGCTCCGCCGTTTGCTGGTGCCAAGCCCGCTGGCAAAAAGGACGCCGTCAAGGCGACCGCCAAGCCTGCTGGCAAGAAGTCCGGCGAGAAGACCGGTCGCAAGTCGCGCTCCAGCAAGAACAAGTAAGTTTTACTTGTGCACTAAAAACTGCTTGTGTCTCTGACACAGGTGGTTGAGGAAGTTGTCGCTCCATCGGGGAAATGCGAAGAACTGCGGTTCTTCTGTAATTTCCCTGATGGTACCGACCTTCCTCTTTTTGCCGTTAAATACTGTATGGGGTAGTAGTATTTTGATCTTTCTCGCCCTTTTGTGGTCGTGTAATGTGAGCTGCAAAGCGCTTTTGGGTAGGATAGAATTGATGTAATCAGGGAGTTGTTTTTTGCGCGAACATCAGATCAACATCAATCTCAAGGCTCAGCAATTTGAATTGCTGCAAAAACTCGCGCGTGAAAAAGGCTATAAGTCAGTCAGTGCCTTTGTTCGTGAAAAAGTTATGGAGCTGGCGTTTGGTCTTGAGCCGCAAGGTCAGACTGCGGG includes:
- a CDS encoding nucleoside monophosphate kinase; translated protein: MKPRSNAQTSHSGNSFIRETVFWLKRNLVWRILPSTRPRYIALLGGPGAGKGTVASQLSPALSLSHVSTGALIRREIANKSDFGRKVQELVEKGHLIPDEMALTLLASALKAPENSRGVILDGFPRSLKQAQMLDELLANWGLSLEKAVWLELSEADLIERLSLRRTCSNNACGRSYHLKFEPPKSAAGHCDACNSPLYQRKDDAPESVLERLRTYKEESKPLRVYYQGTKGGVLVFINPTNAMTKEQVLEQVINAVSGKE
- a CDS encoding Clp protease ClpP, whose translation is MSTSKKNGGKTAASAKATTDKSTVTPAATTEATAPVKSTRLQLLDEQLKELQIEEARLRVEKARADKDTSALDARTKLDLTRTQLRTAEFDLAKKERDLARERASADENLTYTFYDGVTDESIKPSLAKLGEWNRRFPGKPITVIVNSPGGSVLAGLALYDYLQKLRGDGHHVTIICVGMAASMGGILLQAGDKRLIGANARVLIHAVSGGTTGTVHAMEDRVGFSRSLWESLKNILAARSVLSAEEIEERAHRKDWWLSAQEAIDLGFADDMLSAPPFAGAKPAGKKDAVKATAKPAGKKSGEKTGRKSRSSKNK
- a CDS encoding oligoendopeptidase F; its protein translation is MTTSTVQGTLPARSDVPVALTWDLSMIFATDEAWDNTFAAAEALITKLPEFKGKLKRSGKQLHAFLSLRDRIGEDLDKLYVYASMKADQDTANTANQEREEKIRGLLTKYSAAVSWSTPELLSLKPERLETFLAKTPALKLWKQQLDELDRERPHVRTPEVEELLAQHAMVSQGPQTIFGMFDNADIQFPMVKDAQGNEHQLTHGSYGVFLHSRDVVLRENTYRGMMETFEKSRNTVAAIYSAQVQANIFRARARRYGSSIEAALGPDNVPISVYKNLVATAHEYLPVLQRYMELKRR